A stretch of Cellulosilyticum sp. I15G10I2 DNA encodes these proteins:
- the rho gene encoding transcription termination factor Rho, protein MSNLEELTLVQLRQKAKDLGIKNINKMRKSELITHIEESHNSSFLEDKANQDSIVETTKVLLDERDAESEEDGLLIEEPALQEIEMKSERMVGAGILEIMADGYGFLRSQNFMRGENDIYLSISQIRRFNLKTGDWIEGDMRKPKEGEKAGALLYVHKVNGDRPERAKYRPNFETLTPVFPNERLHLEYERDILSTRIIDIIAPIGKGQRGLIVAPPKAGKTVLLKHVANAITHNHSEVSLIVLLIDERPEEVTDIRRSIQGKDVQVIASTFDEPPEHHKQVVEMVLERAKRMVEQGKDLVILLDSITRMARAYNLTIPPSGRTLSGGLDPAALHMPKKFFGAARKIENGGSLTILGTALVDTGSKMDEVIFEEFKGTGNMELVLDRSLSERRIFPAIDIYKSGTRRDDLLLLPEEVSVAYSIRKELNRNNISEVTENLINTMLVCGSNKDFVERMKKTL, encoded by the coding sequence ATGAGTAATTTAGAAGAATTAACTTTAGTTCAGCTAAGGCAAAAAGCTAAGGATTTAGGCATAAAAAATATTAACAAAATGCGAAAAAGTGAGCTGATAACTCATATTGAAGAAAGTCATAACTCCTCTTTTTTAGAAGATAAGGCTAATCAGGATAGTATAGTAGAGACGACTAAGGTGCTTTTAGATGAACGGGATGCTGAAAGTGAAGAAGACGGACTGCTGATCGAAGAACCAGCGCTTCAAGAAATAGAAATGAAAAGCGAACGCATGGTGGGTGCTGGTATTCTTGAAATTATGGCAGACGGGTATGGTTTTTTAAGATCTCAGAACTTTATGCGCGGAGAAAATGATATTTATCTGTCTATTTCTCAAATTAGAAGATTCAATCTTAAAACAGGGGATTGGATAGAAGGCGATATGAGAAAGCCAAAAGAAGGTGAAAAAGCAGGAGCGCTTTTATATGTGCATAAAGTTAATGGGGACAGACCAGAGCGGGCTAAATATAGACCTAATTTTGAGACACTGACGCCGGTGTTTCCAAATGAAAGACTTCATCTTGAATATGAAAGAGATATTTTATCTACCCGTATTATCGATATCATTGCGCCTATTGGAAAAGGCCAAAGAGGACTTATTGTAGCGCCGCCTAAGGCCGGCAAAACAGTTCTTTTAAAACATGTTGCAAATGCAATTACACATAATCATAGTGAAGTATCACTTATTGTACTGCTTATTGATGAAAGACCTGAGGAAGTAACAGATATAAGGCGTTCTATACAAGGCAAAGATGTTCAAGTTATTGCATCAACTTTTGATGAGCCACCAGAACATCATAAACAAGTCGTAGAAATGGTATTAGAAAGAGCGAAACGCATGGTAGAACAAGGTAAAGACTTAGTTATCTTGCTGGATAGCATTACGCGTATGGCTAGAGCCTACAATCTTACTATTCCGCCAAGCGGCAGAACACTATCTGGAGGACTTGATCCGGCAGCACTCCATATGCCAAAGAAGTTTTTTGGTGCTGCAAGAAAAATAGAAAATGGGGGGAGTCTTACAATACTAGGGACTGCTCTAGTTGATACAGGAAGTAAGATGGATGAGGTAATTTTTGAAGAATTTAAAGGAACTGGTAATATGGAACTTGTCTTAGACAGGTCTCTTTCAGAAAGAAGAATTTTCCCAGCTATCGATATTTATAAATCAGGAACACGAAGGGATGATCTGCTCTTATTGCCAGAAGAAGTAAGCGTTGCCTATAGTATTCGCAAAGAGCTCAATCGCAATAATATCTCAGAGGTTACAGAAAACTTAATTAATACGATGTTAGTATGCGGTAGCAATAAAGATTTTGTAGAACGTATGAAAAAAACTTTATAA
- the rpmE gene encoding 50S ribosomal protein L31: MNKEIQPKYEAVSVTCNGCGNTIETSSTKESINVEVCSKCHPFYTGKQRAASAKGRIDKFNKKYDK; this comes from the coding sequence ATGAATAAAGAAATCCAACCAAAATATGAAGCAGTATCAGTTACTTGTAATGGATGTGGTAACACTATTGAAACATCTTCAACAAAAGAATCAATCAATGTAGAAGTGTGTTCAAAATGTCATCCTTTTTATACAGGTAAACAAAGAGCAGCTTCAGCAAAAGGAAGAATTGATAAATTTAATAAAAAATACGATAAGTAA
- a CDS encoding DUF1385 domain-containing protein produces the protein MAKINIGGQAVIEGVMMKGRHIYAVSVRKADGTITTDIQHSTTIMERIKILKLPILRGMATFVESLVLGVKTLSFSAELYGEEEDAEEPSKFEVWLQNRLGDKGEKIIMGLTMCLSFVFAIGLFMVLPMLISRLFRHQATSSFVQNLIEGIIRITIFLIYMKLISKMKDIERTFQYHGAEHKTINCLENEKELTVENVKACSRLHKSCGTSFLFIVMITSILVFTLFTTQILWQRTLIRIFMVPIIAGLSYEFVRWARISPDNKLADFLSKPGMWLQREFTTIEPDDMQIQVAIEAVKGVLENDESVSKQ, from the coding sequence ATGGCAAAGATAAATATTGGAGGACAAGCTGTTATTGAAGGGGTAATGATGAAGGGGCGTCACATTTATGCTGTTTCAGTGAGAAAGGCAGATGGGACAATCACTACAGATATTCAGCACTCCACAACTATTATGGAACGCATTAAAATCTTAAAGCTGCCTATTCTAAGAGGTATGGCTACATTCGTTGAATCGCTTGTTTTAGGCGTGAAAACACTTAGTTTTTCAGCAGAATTATATGGTGAAGAAGAGGATGCTGAAGAGCCGAGTAAATTTGAAGTTTGGTTACAGAACAGGCTTGGTGATAAAGGCGAAAAGATTATAATGGGACTCACAATGTGTCTATCCTTTGTATTTGCTATAGGACTATTTATGGTCCTGCCAATGCTTATAAGCAGATTATTTAGACATCAAGCTACAAGTTCTTTTGTTCAGAATCTCATAGAAGGTATAATACGTATTACTATCTTTCTCATCTATATGAAACTCATTTCTAAAATGAAGGATATCGAACGAACTTTTCAGTATCATGGGGCAGAACATAAGACGATTAATTGTTTAGAAAATGAAAAAGAATTAACAGTAGAAAATGTTAAAGCTTGTAGCAGACTTCATAAAAGCTGTGGGACAAGTTTCTTATTTATCGTAATGATTACAAGTATTTTAGTCTTTACGTTATTTACTACACAAATTTTATGGCAAAGAACACTTATACGTATTTTTATGGTTCCTATTATAGCAGGGTTGTCTTATGAATTTGTAAGATGGGCAAGAATATCTCCAGACAATAAATTAGCAGATTTTTTAAGTAAACCAGGTATGTGGCTGCAAAGAGAATTTACAACTATAGAGCCAGATGATATGCAAATACAAGTTGCTATTGAAGCTGTAAAAGGAGTGCTCGAAAATGATGAGTCTGTTAGCAAGCAGTAG
- the prmC gene encoding peptide chain release factor N(5)-glutamine methyltransferase, which translates to MMSLLASSSQNTTLHELIMQGEQTLRAYHKQDAAIDARLLMCYLMGCKDITLILNRDEIVSGQLEESYLYLIARRTQGIPLQYLTKSQEFMALDFYVDERVLIPRQDTETLVEAIINISKKQPMHQMIEIGSGSGCISISLAHYMPDVQITAIDISQAALDVTLKNAMYHGVDHRINCIKSDLLSDFKGEPKSIDLIVSNPPYISKEECKDLMQEVNDYEPKLALTDGADGLTFYRKISNQVKPFLKPNGILAYEIGYNQGEAVTNILINEGFQDIQIIKDLTGKDRVVIANYFKSS; encoded by the coding sequence ATGATGAGTCTGTTAGCAAGCAGTAGTCAGAATACAACATTACATGAATTAATAATGCAAGGTGAGCAAACGTTAAGAGCCTATCACAAACAAGATGCAGCGATCGATGCCAGGCTACTTATGTGTTATTTAATGGGCTGCAAGGATATTACACTCATTTTAAACAGAGATGAGATTGTATCTGGCCAACTAGAAGAATCATACTTATACCTTATAGCTAGAAGAACACAGGGTATACCCCTTCAATATCTTACAAAAAGCCAAGAGTTTATGGCACTTGACTTCTATGTAGATGAAAGAGTACTTATTCCCAGACAAGATACAGAGACATTAGTTGAGGCTATTATTAATATATCCAAAAAGCAGCCAATGCATCAGATGATAGAGATCGGTTCAGGTTCTGGGTGTATTAGTATTTCACTGGCACATTATATGCCAGACGTTCAGATCACAGCTATCGATATCTCACAAGCTGCACTGGATGTAACTTTGAAAAATGCAATGTATCATGGTGTAGACCATAGAATAAACTGTATTAAAAGCGACTTATTGAGTGATTTTAAAGGCGAGCCTAAAAGTATTGACTTAATTGTTTCAAATCCACCTTATATTTCAAAAGAGGAATGCAAAGACTTAATGCAGGAAGTAAATGATTATGAGCCTAAGCTTGCGCTGACAGATGGCGCAGACGGACTTACCTTTTACAGAAAAATATCTAATCAGGTAAAGCCATTTTTAAAACCAAACGGGATATTGGCATATGAGATAGGTTATAACCAAGGAGAAGCAGTAACAAATATATTAATAAATGAAGGATTTCAAGATATACAAATTATAAAAGATTTAACCGGAAAAGATAGAGTAGTAATAGCAAACTATTTTAAAAGTAGTTAA
- the prfA gene encoding peptide chain release factor 1 has protein sequence MFTQLDDLVEKFNVISEQISQPEIIADQDKWKKLMKEHSDLRDIVEKYQEYKNTLQSIDEALSMLNENLDDDFKELVKEELAEHKKRVEPLKDEIKLLLLPKDPNDDKDIIVEIRGGAGGDEAALFAADLYRMYTMYAERNRWKTELMSLNENGIGGFKEVVFMIKGQGAYSKLKYESGVHRVQRIPTTESGGRIHTSTVTVAILPEAEEVDVELNMNDVRVDVFRSSGNGGQSVNTTDSAVRVTHVPTGLVVSCQDGKSQLKNKDKALTVLRARLYEMEQEKKNAEQAAEKKSQVGTGDRSERIRTYNFPQGRVTDHRVGLTLHRLDQILNGDIEEIISTLTTVDQTEKLKQVTNG, from the coding sequence ATGTTTACGCAGTTAGACGATTTAGTTGAGAAATTCAATGTTATAAGTGAACAAATTAGTCAGCCGGAAATAATAGCCGATCAAGATAAATGGAAAAAATTAATGAAAGAACATAGTGACTTAAGAGACATTGTTGAGAAGTACCAGGAATATAAAAACACGTTACAATCTATAGATGAAGCGCTCAGTATGTTAAATGAGAATTTAGACGATGATTTCAAGGAACTTGTAAAAGAAGAATTAGCTGAACACAAAAAAAGAGTAGAGCCTCTTAAAGATGAAATCAAATTACTTCTCCTTCCTAAAGACCCAAATGATGATAAAGATATTATTGTAGAAATAAGAGGTGGTGCTGGGGGAGATGAGGCGGCACTTTTTGCAGCAGACCTTTATCGCATGTATACAATGTATGCAGAGCGTAACCGTTGGAAAACAGAACTTATGTCTCTGAATGAAAATGGAATAGGTGGGTTTAAAGAAGTTGTCTTTATGATAAAGGGGCAAGGTGCGTATTCGAAACTTAAATATGAAAGCGGGGTACATCGTGTACAACGTATTCCGACTACTGAATCAGGGGGGCGTATTCATACATCAACAGTAACTGTAGCTATTCTTCCAGAAGCTGAAGAAGTAGATGTAGAGCTTAATATGAACGATGTTAGAGTAGATGTGTTTAGATCTTCAGGAAATGGAGGGCAAAGTGTTAATACAACAGACTCAGCTGTTCGTGTAACACATGTGCCTACAGGTCTTGTTGTATCCTGTCAAGATGGCAAATCCCAGCTTAAAAACAAAGATAAAGCCCTTACGGTACTTAGAGCAAGGCTTTATGAAATGGAGCAAGAAAAAAAGAATGCTGAACAAGCTGCAGAAAAGAAAAGTCAAGTTGGTACTGGGGATAGGAGTGAACGTATTAGAACTTATAATTTCCCTCAAGGACGTGTAACAGATCATAGAGTAGGACTTACGCTGCATAGGTTAGATCAAATACTAAATGGAGATATAGAAGAGATTATATCAACCCTCACTACTGTAGATCAGACAGAAAAATTAAAACAAGTAACAAATGGTTAA
- a CDS encoding ZIP family metal transporter, with protein MNIWLIAAIALVAEGIGLEIGIILLYVFRVKSNRLIGMLFGGTSGLMIALICFDILPQAIEKNRIDLVMIGIMIGVTIGVLLDDVTPYLEKLMKVNSSKMIRTAFTLVIGIALHNIPEGFALGALSHVSAEAIQKFAIVLMLHSIPEGIALAITFKQAKVKISLVMMIPLILGSIMGVAGILGYVLSGISPNYIVTALGLAAGIILYIVCEELIPESRKIWNGRTTTIATIVGMMLGLLILT; from the coding sequence ATGAATATATGGCTTATTGCAGCTATTGCACTTGTTGCTGAAGGGATAGGACTTGAAATCGGCATTATTCTTTTGTATGTATTTCGCGTTAAAAGTAATAGATTAATTGGGATGTTATTTGGCGGCACATCAGGACTGATGATTGCACTAATATGCTTTGACATACTGCCCCAAGCAATAGAAAAAAATAGAATAGATCTCGTGATGATAGGCATTATGATAGGTGTAACAATCGGGGTGTTACTAGATGATGTTACGCCCTATCTCGAAAAACTTATGAAAGTAAATAGCTCTAAAATGATTAGAACAGCGTTTACACTCGTTATAGGCATAGCGCTTCATAATATTCCAGAAGGGTTTGCGTTAGGGGCTTTATCTCATGTGTCGGCAGAAGCTATACAAAAGTTTGCTATTGTACTTATGCTGCATAGTATTCCGGAAGGGATTGCTTTAGCTATTACATTTAAGCAGGCAAAAGTAAAAATATCACTTGTTATGATGATCCCCTTAATATTGGGGAGTATTATGGGGGTAGCTGGCATATTAGGTTATGTGCTAAGTGGGATAAGTCCTAATTATATTGTGACTGCCCTTGGTCTTGCGGCAGGGATCATACTGTATATTGTATGTGAAGAACTTATTCCAGAGTCCAGAAAGATATGGAATGGAAGAACCACAACAATTGCAACTATAGTAGGTATGATGCTAGGGCTTCTCATTCTTACATAG